The following are from one region of the Macrobrachium nipponense isolate FS-2020 chromosome 21, ASM1510439v2, whole genome shotgun sequence genome:
- the LOC135198133 gene encoding uncharacterized protein LOC135198133: MKGLVFGLLVACSLLHCSEGGMNCFGRTEQLLMKKMSKENMCPDPSEKIIPIPVPDGAYKVIPPIVRVKRCDGFCLETGRACLPTKYTTKMFMIEVTTNVTKMECNIEKVEEHLKCGCQCEISQANCTIYQEFDEESCSCLCSEKARDLCRGNGAMWKTAECLCIPHSGP; encoded by the exons ATGAAGGGCTTGGTTTTTGGTCTGCTGGTGGCATGCTCCCTACTCCATTGCTCCGAGG GGGGTATGAACTGCTTTGGTAGGACAGAACAGTTGTTGATGAAAAAAATGAGTAAGGAAAATATGTGCCCAGATCCTTCAGAGAAAATTATCCCAATCCCGGTGCCCGACGGTGCCTACAAA GTAATACCACCCATAGTCAGAGTGAAAAGGTGTGATGGGTTTTGCTTGGAGACCGGGAGAGCTTGTTTGCCAACAAAATATACAACGAAAATGTTCATG ATCGAGGTAACGACGAATGTAACGAAAATGGAGTGCAACATTGAAAAAGTGGAGGAACATCTTAAGTGTGGATGCCAATGCGAGATTTCTCAGGCCAACTGTACAATATACCAG GAATTTGACGAGGAGTCCTGCTCTTGCCTGTGCAGCGAGAAAGCCCGAGACCTATGTCGTGGCAATGGCGCGATGTGGAAAACAGCTGAGTGCCTCTGCATCCCTCATAGTGGACCTTGA
- the LOC135198132 gene encoding CD209 antigen-like isoform X2, producing MLSQVVLGVVLSAIVLSGNSQDFVPVDILLHGFMDKLQYNITTTLEEPTEEAMRFMDQQRNVMSEILRKLDNIENELLSLQECCKHNQESMEWSKGLCSRAARTCPRGWHTFNNSCYYISNTPGTWKDGLGYCRSIGADYVQISSFAEWDFVSGLIEEKTWLGLNDQDEEGTFRWSSDKSLPQYNKWMSGEPNDYYGDEDCVISHPYYDNHWNDINCDSEYKFACEVTLETMYS from the exons ATGTTATCTCAAGTGGTACTAGGTGTGGTTCTGAGCGCCATCGTCCTGAGTGGGAACAGTCAGGACTTCGTTCCCGTGGACATCCTCCTCCATGGCTTCATGGATAAACTGCAATACAACATCACCACGACCTTGGAAG AACCGACGGAGGAAGCCATGAGGTTCATGGATCAGCAGCGGAATGTCATGAGCG AGATTTTAAGGAAGTTGGACAACATAGAAAACGAGCTGCTCTCGCTACAAGAGTGTTGCAAGCACAACCAAGAGAGTATGGAATGGTCTAAGGGTCTCTGCTCGAGAG CCGCCAGGACGTGCCCTCGCGGTTGGCATACGTTTAACAACTCGTGCTATTACATCAGCAATACGCCTGGAACCTGGAAGGATGGGCTGGGATACTGCAGGAGCATAGGTGCGGACTACGTCCAGATTTCCAGCTTTGCCGAATGGGACTTCGTCTCCG GTCTGATAGAAGAGAAGACGTGGCTAGGTCTCAACGATCAGGACGAAGAGGGCACCTTCAGGTGGAGTTCTGACAAGAGCCTTCCTCAGTATAACAA ATGGATGTCTGGCGAACCCAACGACTATTATGGAGACGAAGACTGCGTCATCTCTCACCCTTACTACGACAATCACTGGAATGACATCAACTGCGATTCTGAGTACAA attTGCCTGCGAGGTGACCCTTGAAACAATGTACAGCTGA
- the LOC135198132 gene encoding ladderlectin-like isoform X1, with translation MLSQVVLGVVLSAIVLSGNSQDFVPVDILLHGFMDKLQYNITTTLEEPTEEAMRFMDQQRNVMSEILRKLDNIENELLSLQECCKHNQESMEWSKGLCSRVHVLAARTCPRGWHTFNNSCYYISNTPGTWKDGLGYCRSIGADYVQISSFAEWDFVSGLIEEKTWLGLNDQDEEGTFRWSSDKSLPQYNKWMSGEPNDYYGDEDCVISHPYYDNHWNDINCDSEYKFACEVTLETMYS, from the exons ATGTTATCTCAAGTGGTACTAGGTGTGGTTCTGAGCGCCATCGTCCTGAGTGGGAACAGTCAGGACTTCGTTCCCGTGGACATCCTCCTCCATGGCTTCATGGATAAACTGCAATACAACATCACCACGACCTTGGAAG AACCGACGGAGGAAGCCATGAGGTTCATGGATCAGCAGCGGAATGTCATGAGCG AGATTTTAAGGAAGTTGGACAACATAGAAAACGAGCTGCTCTCGCTACAAGAGTGTTGCAAGCACAACCAAGAGAGTATGGAATGGTCTAAGGGTCTCTGCTCGAGAG TTCATGTTTTAGCCGCCAGGACGTGCCCTCGCGGTTGGCATACGTTTAACAACTCGTGCTATTACATCAGCAATACGCCTGGAACCTGGAAGGATGGGCTGGGATACTGCAGGAGCATAGGTGCGGACTACGTCCAGATTTCCAGCTTTGCCGAATGGGACTTCGTCTCCG GTCTGATAGAAGAGAAGACGTGGCTAGGTCTCAACGATCAGGACGAAGAGGGCACCTTCAGGTGGAGTTCTGACAAGAGCCTTCCTCAGTATAACAA ATGGATGTCTGGCGAACCCAACGACTATTATGGAGACGAAGACTGCGTCATCTCTCACCCTTACTACGACAATCACTGGAATGACATCAACTGCGATTCTGAGTACAA attTGCCTGCGAGGTGACCCTTGAAACAATGTACAGCTGA
- the LOC135198134 gene encoding balbiani ring protein 3-like, with product MKALGLLIALASLACCAASQSCFSRQEKKDLAKMRMANRCKDPTERFVHVPVPDGFEYIMPSTVQVKRCDGYCWMMNRACLPTKIEKKMVKVQATRMAPNMVTAMECPVVEVDEHVSCGCECMTSKEDCSENQEFDDKSCSCMCKEDLREMCGGDKMWSSERCLCISNGVLQEMAGDLDD from the exons ATGAAGGCCCTTGGTCTCCTGATAGCACTCGCCTCGCTCGCTTGTTGCGCAG CGTCGCAGAGTTGCTTTTctaggcaagaaaagaaagacCTGGCGAAAATGAGAATGGCAAATCGGTGCAAAGACCCCACTGAAAGATTTGTGCATGTTCCAGTACCTGACGGTTTCGAATAC ATCATGCCAAGCACGGTCCAGGTGAAACGTTGCGATGGGTATTGCTGGATGATGAACAGAGCTTGTCTACCAacgaaaattgagaaaaaaatggTCAAG GTCCAGGCAACACGCATGGCTCCGAATATGGTTACGGCAATGGAATGCCCGGTAGTGGAAGTGGATGAACACGTTAGCTGCGGATGCGAATGCATGACATCTAAGGAAGACTGTTCAGAAAACCAG GAGTTTGATGACAAGTCCTGCTCCTGCATGTGCAAAGAGGACCTTCGAGAGATGTGTGGTGGTGACAAAATGTGGAGTTCAGAGAGATGTCTTTGCATTTCAAACGGGGTCCTTCAGGAGATGGCTGGAGATTTGGATGATTAA